The Streptomyces sp. cg36 genomic interval GTTGCGTCCACTCCCCGTTCAGTGCTTGAGGATCTTGGAGAGGAAGTCCTTGGCCCGGTCGCTGCGCGGGTTGGTGAAGAACTCTTCGGGGGTGCGGTCCTCGATGATCTTTCCGTCCGCCATGAACACGACGCGGTTGGCGGCCGAGCGGGCGAAGCCCATCTCATGGGTGACGACGACCATGGTCATGCCGTCGCGCGCCAGCTGCTGCATGACCTCCAGGACCTCGTTGATCATCTCCGGGTCCAGCGCCGAGGTCGGCTCGTCGAAGAGCATGACCTTCGGATCCATCGCCAACGCGCGCGCGATGGCCACGCGCTGCTGCTGGCCGCCGGACAGCTGCGCGGGGAGCTTGTCGGCGTGGGCGGCGAGGCCGACCCGGTCCAGGAGTTCGCGCGAGCGCCGGTCGGCCTCGTCCTTCTTGCGGCCGCGGACCTTGATCTGCGCGAGCGAGACGTTGGCGAGGACGGTCCGGTGCGCGAAGAGGTTGAACGACTGGAAGACCATGCCGACCTCGGCGCGCAGCCCCGCGAGCCCCTTGCCCTCCTCGGGCAGGGGCTGTCCGTCGATGGAGATGGTGCCCGACTCGATGGTCTCCAGCCGGTTCATCGTCCGGCACAGGGTGGACTTGCCCGAGCCGGACGGGCCGATGACGACCACCACCTCCCCGCGTCCGACGGTCAGGTCGATGTCCTGGAGGACGTGCAGCTTCCCGTAGTACTTGTTGACGTCACGCAGCTCGATCAACGGATCGACGGCCATACGCTGTCCTGCCC includes:
- a CDS encoding amino acid ABC transporter ATP-binding protein; translation: MAVDPLIELRDVNKYYGKLHVLQDIDLTVGRGEVVVVIGPSGSGKSTLCRTMNRLETIESGTISIDGQPLPEEGKGLAGLRAEVGMVFQSFNLFAHRTVLANVSLAQIKVRGRKKDEADRRSRELLDRVGLAAHADKLPAQLSGGQQQRVAIARALAMDPKVMLFDEPTSALDPEMINEVLEVMQQLARDGMTMVVVTHEMGFARSAANRVVFMADGKIIEDRTPEEFFTNPRSDRAKDFLSKILKH